Proteins from a genomic interval of Hornefia porci:
- a CDS encoding glycoside hydrolase family 32 protein yields MSQALNEARHYEEEAELQIDEQERPAFHLSPRIGWMNDPNGFSCYGGKYHLFYQYYPYSSHWGPMHWGHAVSGDMIRWTYLPAALAPDEPYDRDGCFSGSAVSMRDEKQLLMYTGAVFETEFGGASVQTQNLAVGDGLDYVKYKGNPVLTAADLPKGGSPYDFRDPKMWREEDGSYGVVIACRNEGGYTQVVLFRSEDGLRWNFDTVLAENHDRIGRMWECPDFFRLDGKYVLLVSAMDMLPSGREYHSGNSCVYFVGEYDRETGIFTEECDHAADYGIDFYAAQTTLTPDGRRVMIGWMQNPDTTSLRTVTHPVFGQMSIPRELSVRDGVLYQTPVRELSAYRRDPVVRENVRLDDADLSIHGISGRLVDLEVEIRAQDPVEGYREFRCRFACDERFYTEFCFRPDDSVISIDRKFSGQRRAIIRHREAGIRHENGRLCFRMILDRYSAEVFVNGGEKVMTVTLETPREAEGISFHVKGKAILNIKKYRLEI; encoded by the coding sequence ATGAGTCAGGCATTGAATGAAGCGAGACATTATGAAGAGGAAGCAGAACTGCAGATCGACGAGCAGGAACGGCCGGCATTCCATTTGTCACCCCGGATCGGATGGATGAATGACCCCAACGGGTTCTCCTGTTACGGAGGAAAATATCATCTGTTCTATCAGTATTATCCGTACAGCTCGCACTGGGGTCCCATGCACTGGGGACACGCCGTCAGCGGAGATATGATCAGGTGGACGTATCTGCCGGCGGCGCTTGCGCCGGATGAGCCTTACGACAGAGACGGCTGCTTCTCCGGAAGCGCGGTGTCAATGCGCGATGAGAAACAGCTGCTGATGTATACCGGTGCGGTGTTTGAGACAGAGTTTGGAGGAGCCTCTGTGCAGACGCAGAACCTCGCCGTCGGCGACGGACTGGATTATGTGAAATACAAAGGAAATCCGGTGCTTACCGCGGCGGATCTCCCGAAGGGCGGGAGTCCGTATGATTTTCGGGATCCGAAGATGTGGCGGGAGGAGGACGGAAGCTACGGCGTCGTCATCGCCTGCCGCAATGAAGGCGGATACACGCAGGTGGTGCTGTTCCGCAGTGAGGACGGGCTGCGATGGAACTTTGATACGGTCCTGGCGGAGAACCATGATCGTATCGGGCGGATGTGGGAATGCCCTGATTTCTTCCGGCTGGACGGAAAATATGTGCTGCTGGTCAGCGCCATGGATATGCTCCCTTCGGGGAGAGAATATCATAGCGGAAACAGCTGCGTGTACTTTGTCGGCGAATACGATCGGGAAACCGGGATCTTCACGGAGGAATGCGATCATGCGGCGGATTACGGCATCGACTTCTATGCGGCGCAGACGACGCTGACGCCGGACGGGAGACGGGTCATGATCGGCTGGATGCAGAACCCGGACACGACGAGTCTGCGGACGGTCACGCATCCGGTATTCGGACAGATGAGTATCCCGCGGGAGCTCTCAGTTCGGGACGGGGTGCTGTACCAGACTCCGGTCAGAGAACTTTCCGCGTACCGCAGAGACCCGGTGGTGAGAGAAAATGTCCGCCTGGACGACGCGGATCTGAGCATTCACGGAATCAGCGGCAGACTGGTGGACCTGGAGGTGGAGATCCGGGCGCAGGATCCGGTAGAAGGATACAGAGAGTTCCGGTGCCGGTTCGCCTGCGATGAGCGGTTCTATACGGAGTTCTGCTTCCGCCCGGATGACTCGGTGATTTCCATCGACCGGAAATTCTCGGGTCAGAGGCGGGCGATCATCCGCCACAGAGAGGCGGGTATCCGCCACGAGAACGGGAGACTTTGTTTCAGGATGATCCTGGACCGGTACAGCGCAGAGGTCTTTGTAAACGGAGGAGAAAAGGTCATGACCGTCACCCTGGAAACGCCCCGGGAGGCAGAGGGGATCTCCTTCCATGTAAAAGGAAAAGCGATACTGAATATAAAAAAATACCGCCTGGAGATCTGA
- a CDS encoding YesL family protein, with the protein MERFFDTNNPIMRFLSRLVDLAVLNLLTLACALPVVTLGASLTAMNYVTIHQARNEETYITKMFFRSLKDNLRQGIGLGLIYAGFAAVAAVDLLALRRFDTKDTTALMLILTFISVYAVTLAAYSFGLLARFENTVRETLKNAMRLSIGNLPRTMGMILIWVAWGAALLYLHKAAPLAILLYGVSLPGYLCTLLYDPVFQKMEAEINTQSGTVPKEEK; encoded by the coding sequence ATGGAGCGGTTTTTTGACACAAATAATCCGATTATGCGTTTCCTGTCGCGGCTTGTGGACCTGGCGGTTCTGAATCTCCTGACGCTGGCGTGCGCTCTTCCGGTCGTAACGCTGGGAGCGTCGCTGACTGCCATGAACTACGTGACGATTCATCAGGCGCGGAATGAGGAGACCTATATCACAAAGATGTTTTTCAGGTCTCTGAAGGACAACCTGCGGCAGGGAATCGGGCTGGGTCTGATTTACGCCGGTTTCGCGGCGGTGGCTGCGGTGGATCTGCTGGCGCTGCGGCGGTTTGATACAAAGGACACAACAGCGCTGATGCTGATTCTGACATTTATATCAGTCTACGCGGTGACACTGGCGGCATACAGCTTCGGCCTGCTGGCGCGGTTTGAAAACACCGTCCGGGAAACGCTGAAAAACGCGATGCGGCTTTCCATCGGGAATCTGCCCCGGACAATGGGGATGATTCTGATATGGGTCGCGTGGGGCGCAGCACTGCTGTATCTGCATAAGGCGGCGCCTCTGGCCATCCTGCTGTACGGAGTCAGCCTTCCGGGATATCTTTGTACACTGCTCTACGATCCGGTTTTTCAGAAAATGGAAGCGGAGATAAACACGCAGTCCGGGACTGTCCCGAAGGAAGAGAAATAA
- a CDS encoding carbohydrate ABC transporter permease, whose amino-acid sequence MNASEQAARKKKIQHVIMIIVLILVFLLFIAPFILVLINVFKTKGDINSDPLALIGAHGFTLRNFPDAMAKMDFWNVFRNSAVITFCATVLTILFSAMASFVIVRNGRWKACAILFAAMIASMVIPFQVLMVPLVSVYGGIFHILNSRITLILMHTGFSVSMATFMFHGAINTNIPLELEEAALIDGCSRWQTFWKIVFPLLKPTVATVAIIDAMAFWNDYLLPSLVLGEKQLYTIPIATQMFYGTYSTDIGLVMAALLLAMLPILILYLFLQKYIVAGVTAGAVKG is encoded by the coding sequence ATGAATGCGAGTGAACAGGCCGCAAGAAAAAAGAAGATCCAGCATGTGATTATGATCATCGTGCTGATTCTCGTATTCCTTCTCTTTATCGCGCCGTTTATTCTGGTGCTGATTAACGTATTCAAGACCAAGGGCGATATCAATTCGGATCCGCTGGCTCTCATCGGCGCTCACGGATTCACACTCCGGAATTTCCCGGACGCGATGGCCAAGATGGATTTCTGGAACGTGTTCAGGAACTCCGCGGTCATCACTTTCTGTGCGACCGTGCTGACGATTCTGTTTTCGGCGATGGCGTCTTTTGTAATCGTCCGCAACGGAAGATGGAAGGCGTGCGCGATTCTGTTCGCGGCGATGATCGCATCCATGGTCATCCCGTTCCAGGTGCTGATGGTGCCGCTGGTATCTGTATACGGCGGAATTTTCCATATCCTGAACAGCAGGATCACGCTGATTCTGATGCATACCGGATTCTCCGTCTCCATGGCGACGTTCATGTTCCATGGAGCGATTAACACGAATATTCCCCTTGAGCTGGAGGAGGCCGCTCTCATCGACGGCTGCTCTAGGTGGCAGACCTTCTGGAAGATCGTGTTCCCGCTGCTGAAGCCGACGGTGGCGACGGTGGCGATTATTGACGCGATGGCCTTCTGGAACGACTACCTCCTGCCGAGTCTGGTGCTGGGTGAAAAACAGCTGTACACCATTCCGATCGCGACGCAGATGTTCTACGGAACCTATTCCACAGACATCGGTCTGGTGATGGCGGCGCTGCTGCTGGCGATGCTGCCGATACTGATCCTGTATCTGTTCCTGCAGAAATACATCGTCGCAGGAGTTACGGCAGGCGCGGTCAAGGGCTGA
- a CDS encoding carbohydrate ABC transporter permease yields the protein MERNTMSYKTKQFLMFAGPALLLFSMVIIIPFVYGLYLTFTSWDGVSVSKPFVGFANYISAFKDYYYWAAIGRTLIYSAFAVILINVVAFLLAYLVTSGVKGQNFFRAGFFIPNLIGGIVLGYVWKFVFNRAFVALGEAIAAGTVPSLLSTPSGALFCLVLVSVWQYAGYMMLIYVAGFMGVSDSLKEAAMIDGCTPSQAMWNVTIPLMRTSFVTCIFLSITRCFVVYDVNLSLTKGEPFNSSVLAAMHVYNKAFVYKDYGTGQAEALILFVICAVIGITQVYVGKKGEVQA from the coding sequence ATGGAAAGAAACACGATGTCATATAAGACAAAACAGTTCCTGATGTTTGCCGGTCCGGCTCTGCTCCTGTTTTCAATGGTGATCATCATTCCGTTCGTATACGGACTTTATCTGACCTTCACCAGCTGGGACGGAGTCTCCGTAAGCAAACCCTTCGTGGGCTTCGCGAACTATATTTCGGCATTCAAGGACTATTATTACTGGGCGGCGATCGGCAGGACACTGATCTATTCCGCATTTGCCGTCATACTCATCAATGTGGTGGCTTTTCTGCTGGCGTATCTGGTGACCAGCGGAGTCAAGGGACAGAACTTCTTCCGGGCGGGATTCTTCATTCCGAATCTCATCGGTGGAATCGTTCTGGGATATGTATGGAAATTCGTATTCAACCGCGCATTTGTCGCACTGGGAGAGGCCATTGCGGCGGGCACCGTCCCGTCTCTTCTGTCAACGCCCTCCGGCGCGCTGTTCTGCCTGGTGCTGGTATCGGTATGGCAGTACGCGGGATATATGATGCTGATTTACGTGGCGGGTTTCATGGGCGTTTCCGACAGTCTGAAGGAGGCGGCCATGATCGACGGCTGTACGCCTTCACAGGCGATGTGGAACGTGACGATCCCGCTGATGAGGACTTCCTTTGTAACATGCATATTCCTGAGCATTACCAGATGCTTCGTTGTATACGATGTCAACCTGTCGCTGACCAAGGGCGAGCCGTTCAACTCTTCCGTGCTTGCCGCGATGCATGTATACAACAAAGCCTTTGTCTACAAGGATTACGGCACCGGCCAGGCGGAGGCGCTGATTCTGTTTGTGATCTGCGCGGTCATCGGAATTACCCAGGTCTATGTCGGTAAGAAGGGGGAGGTGCAGGCGTAA
- a CDS encoding ABC transporter substrate-binding protein codes for MKKRIQKLIALTVIAAMSGFLLTGCGTSSDTDSQTSGSSSGITIFNSKMEIQDQMLEMAKRYEKETGVKVEVYYSSDTVSAHLATKYASNNPYTISMVDAKDVYSLAKEHAVDLSDQKWVKDTDYEISIDGKVYGFPVCVEARGLIYNADAIEKITKEKFNPSDYSTLTEFKGLLAKLRKGGMKHPTGIMKEDWSLAAHYLAQVYEERKNPDAFVRGLSSGSVDLYRDKKFNELMDTFDVLMANNYSRDSAISAEREVSEQKLAEGEIAFMFGGNWDWSVLSAYDYSKNMGIMPVPQNTDDGMNKELVGGGSKFFFIDSSKYTSDRQRKEAKAFLNWLVYNEEGQKFIVDDCALVPAYRNIRLQVKDPLGRSVKKYADAGKLIPNYNYLPDDHYAILGASFQKYLAGMDTRKGFAKAVTTYWKTKTLTKHEDE; via the coding sequence GTGAAGAAAAGAATTCAAAAGTTGATTGCTCTGACTGTGATTGCGGCGATGTCAGGTTTCCTTCTGACAGGCTGCGGAACCTCATCTGATACGGATTCCCAGACTTCGGGAAGCAGCAGCGGAATTACGATTTTCAATTCCAAGATGGAAATTCAGGATCAGATGCTCGAAATGGCAAAGAGATACGAGAAGGAGACGGGCGTGAAGGTGGAGGTCTACTACTCCAGCGATACGGTCTCGGCTCACCTGGCTACAAAGTATGCATCCAACAATCCCTACACCATCTCGATGGTCGACGCCAAGGATGTTTATTCACTGGCGAAGGAGCACGCGGTAGATCTCAGTGATCAGAAATGGGTCAAGGACACCGACTATGAGATCAGTATCGACGGCAAAGTCTACGGTTTTCCGGTTTGCGTAGAGGCCAGAGGTCTGATCTATAACGCCGATGCGATTGAAAAGATCACGAAAGAGAAATTTAACCCATCCGATTATTCCACACTGACAGAATTCAAGGGACTTCTTGCGAAGCTGAGAAAGGGCGGAATGAAGCATCCGACCGGCATCATGAAGGAAGACTGGTCCCTGGCGGCGCATTACCTGGCGCAGGTCTATGAAGAGAGAAAGAATCCCGACGCCTTTGTCCGGGGGCTGAGCAGCGGCTCCGTCGATCTCTACAGGGACAAAAAATTCAACGAGCTGATGGATACGTTCGACGTTCTGATGGCAAACAATTATTCCAGAGACAGCGCGATCTCCGCGGAGCGCGAGGTTTCCGAACAGAAACTCGCAGAGGGGGAAATCGCGTTCATGTTCGGCGGCAACTGGGACTGGTCCGTTCTAAGCGCCTATGATTACAGCAAAAACATGGGAATTATGCCGGTCCCGCAGAACACCGACGATGGAATGAACAAAGAATTAGTGGGCGGCGGCTCCAAATTCTTCTTTATCGACTCCTCGAAGTACACCTCGGACAGGCAGAGGAAAGAGGCGAAGGCCTTCCTAAACTGGCTGGTGTATAACGAAGAAGGGCAGAAGTTCATCGTAGACGACTGCGCGCTTGTTCCCGCGTACAGGAACATTCGGCTGCAGGTGAAGGATCCGCTGGGGCGGTCCGTCAAGAAGTATGCGGACGCCGGGAAGCTTATTCCTAACTACAATTACCTGCCGGACGATCATTACGCGATTCTGGGCGCGTCCTTCCAGAAGTATCTGGCCGGTATGGACACCCGCAAGGGGTTCGCGAAGGCGGTGACCACCTACTGGAAGACCAAGACGTTAACGAAACATGAGGACGAATAA
- a CDS encoding LacI family DNA-binding transcriptional regulator, which yields MAKRNVTYQDIARYTGFSKTTISRFFNRPESVTPEHRKQIRDALDVLDYKSNKVARILANGQTEFIGLIVPNLYLGFYAELLNLFLNTYEKYGYKFIVFSGSSHEETERRYISELLSYKVEGLIVLSHTIPSIELASYGIPVVAVEREDRCISSVNTDNYSGAVQATELLHRCRCDICLHINSQDYDPQVPASARITGFTDVCERHGLDYKILTYTLGSSYDDLQKKIDAIVEDIIASYPGKRKGIFCSSDTTAGIVLNHILRKYGHLPDEFKIIGFDGSPAAMQAVVPISTVAQQTDKLVESAMELLVRQISESTEGASAQRTSSEGNGGNAEKAVKEGNTGNGGSAFPSKPEHRIIPPILMPRGTSRP from the coding sequence ATGGCGAAAAGAAACGTGACCTATCAGGACATAGCACGGTACACAGGCTTCTCGAAAACAACGATATCCAGATTTTTTAACCGTCCCGAGTCGGTTACCCCCGAACACCGGAAACAGATCCGGGATGCGCTTGACGTGCTGGATTACAAAAGCAACAAGGTTGCCAGGATCCTCGCCAACGGGCAGACGGAATTTATCGGACTCATCGTGCCGAACCTCTACCTGGGTTTTTATGCAGAGCTTCTGAATCTCTTCCTGAACACCTATGAAAAATACGGTTACAAATTCATCGTCTTCAGCGGCAGCAGCCACGAGGAGACAGAGCGCCGCTACATCAGCGAGCTCCTTTCCTACAAAGTAGAGGGACTCATTGTCCTCAGTCATACGATTCCTTCCATCGAGCTGGCGTCCTACGGCATCCCCGTCGTCGCCGTCGAGCGGGAGGACCGCTGCATCAGCAGCGTCAATACCGATAATTACTCCGGCGCCGTCCAGGCGACGGAGCTCCTGCACCGATGCCGCTGCGACATCTGTCTTCACATCAATTCCCAGGACTATGATCCGCAGGTTCCCGCCAGCGCCCGCATCACCGGCTTCACTGACGTATGCGAGCGTCACGGCCTGGACTACAAAATCCTCACTTATACGCTCGGCAGCAGCTACGATGATCTTCAGAAAAAAATCGACGCCATCGTCGAGGACATTATCGCTTCATATCCCGGAAAGCGAAAAGGAATCTTCTGCAGCAGCGACACGACCGCCGGCATCGTGCTGAATCACATCCTCCGGAAATACGGACACCTCCCCGATGAATTCAAGATCATCGGATTCGACGGCTCTCCCGCCGCGATGCAGGCGGTCGTTCCGATCAGTACGGTGGCGCAGCAGACGGACAAGCTTGTAGAATCCGCCATGGAGCTTCTGGTCAGACAGATTTCCGAATCCACAGAGGGTGCCTCTGCACAGAGAACCTCATCCGAGGGAAACGGGGGGAATGCGGAAAAGGCGGTGAAGGAGGGAAATACGGGAAACGGCGGAAGCGCTTTTCCGTCGAAACCCGAACACAGAATCATTCCGCCGATCCTGATGCCCCGCGGCACCAGTCGGCCGTAA
- a CDS encoding alpha-galactosidase: MAAGRRREDGGEGTEMILYDEEKRIFTIHTDHSTYQMMADPYGYLLHLYYGNRTAGRTDYLLTYRDRGFSGNPGCAGRNRTYSLDALPQEFPFQGGGDFRSTLLCVRDSEGIAGCDLRYREHRIRNGKYGLAGLPAAYAGEKDDAFTLEIVLEDQRLGLEAELLYGVLPHCDIITRSVILRNKGKAGVFLDKAQTACLDFVHGDFDFTVFMGRHAMERIPRRQRLTGGNQVIGSRRGASSHQYNPFVILSEHDAGERAGRCWSMQLVYSGGFEAEAGRDQYGQTRMQMGMGDGRLDYPLGAGEELTLPEVIMSFSGNGMAGLSQNHHRCIQRHIVRGKYRDCPRPVLLNSWEAAYFDFTGRTVVELARQAKLLGIDMVVMDDGWFGERRDDLRGLGDWFANEEKLGGTLGDLAKRVNAEGVRFGIWMEPEMVSEDSGLYREHPDWTLAIPGAEPVRGRYQLVLDFSRPDVREYIFARICEVLDQGNIEYLKWDCNRNIVEAYSDPGRQVREHGGATCVSRGKILHDYILGLYDVLERLHRRYPELLIEGCCGGGGRFDAGMLYYTPQIWCSDNTDAVDRLLIQYGTSFGYPAAAVGAHVSACPNGQTGRTAPLATRGAVAMAGTFGYEMDPAELSAKERQEIRRQITRYREIRRLIQEGLYYRLSDHLNCEGSAGPRTDEFVAWEFVEESGREAVVTVVTTGIHGNMPTQYVRLRGLTPGAMYKVEPEEAPESWNGATPRIYPAEALMDMGLPLPEMRDEYQSVIFRLLREDRQRESQRHPSREDAR, encoded by the coding sequence ATGGCCGCGGGAAGAAGGAGAGAAGATGGAGGCGAAGGAACGGAAATGATTTTGTACGATGAGGAAAAAAGAATTTTTACGATTCATACTGACCATTCCACATATCAGATGATGGCGGATCCTTACGGATATCTGCTGCATCTGTATTACGGGAACCGCACCGCCGGCCGGACAGATTACCTGCTGACGTACAGGGACCGCGGTTTTTCCGGGAATCCCGGATGTGCCGGAAGGAACCGGACCTATTCGCTGGATGCGCTGCCGCAGGAATTCCCCTTTCAGGGCGGCGGCGACTTCCGGAGCACACTACTGTGCGTCCGGGATTCAGAGGGAATTGCCGGGTGTGATCTGCGATACAGGGAGCATCGTATTCGGAATGGGAAATACGGGCTGGCAGGTCTTCCGGCAGCGTACGCCGGGGAGAAGGATGACGCGTTCACGCTGGAGATTGTTCTGGAGGATCAACGGCTCGGGCTGGAGGCGGAGCTTCTGTACGGCGTGCTCCCGCACTGTGATATCATCACCCGCAGTGTGATTCTGCGGAACAAAGGAAAAGCCGGAGTCTTCCTCGACAAAGCGCAGACGGCATGTCTCGACTTTGTTCACGGAGACTTTGATTTCACAGTATTCATGGGGCGGCATGCGATGGAGCGCATTCCCCGGAGGCAGAGGCTGACCGGCGGAAATCAGGTTATCGGCAGCCGGCGCGGAGCGTCCTCCCATCAGTATAATCCTTTTGTGATTCTGTCGGAGCATGATGCCGGGGAGCGCGCCGGGAGATGCTGGTCCATGCAGCTGGTTTACAGCGGAGGCTTTGAAGCAGAGGCCGGGCGGGATCAGTACGGGCAGACCAGGATGCAGATGGGAATGGGAGACGGCCGGCTGGATTATCCCCTTGGAGCCGGAGAGGAACTGACGCTTCCGGAGGTGATCATGAGTTTCAGCGGAAACGGGATGGCCGGACTCAGTCAGAATCATCATCGATGCATTCAGCGCCACATTGTCCGCGGGAAATACCGGGATTGTCCCCGCCCGGTGCTTCTGAACAGCTGGGAGGCGGCGTACTTTGATTTTACCGGGCGCACTGTCGTGGAACTCGCGCGCCAGGCGAAGCTTCTCGGAATCGATATGGTCGTGATGGATGACGGCTGGTTCGGAGAACGCCGCGATGATCTGCGGGGACTGGGCGACTGGTTCGCCAATGAAGAAAAGCTGGGCGGCACGCTGGGAGATTTAGCGAAACGTGTGAACGCTGAAGGCGTGCGGTTCGGGATCTGGATGGAGCCGGAGATGGTCAGCGAGGACAGCGGGCTCTATCGGGAGCATCCCGACTGGACGCTTGCGATTCCCGGCGCGGAACCGGTGCGGGGACGATATCAGCTTGTTCTGGACTTTTCGCGTCCTGATGTGCGGGAATATATCTTTGCGCGGATCTGTGAGGTGCTTGATCAGGGGAATATCGAGTATCTGAAATGGGACTGCAACCGAAATATCGTCGAGGCTTATTCGGATCCGGGACGGCAGGTGCGGGAGCATGGCGGAGCGACCTGCGTGAGCCGCGGAAAGATTCTTCACGATTATATTCTCGGTCTGTATGATGTGCTGGAGAGACTTCACCGGCGCTATCCGGAACTGCTGATTGAAGGCTGTTGCGGCGGAGGGGGACGCTTTGACGCGGGTATGCTCTATTACACGCCGCAGATCTGGTGCAGCGACAACACAGATGCGGTCGATCGTCTGCTGATTCAGTACGGTACGAGCTTCGGCTATCCCGCAGCTGCGGTAGGCGCGCATGTGTCTGCCTGTCCGAACGGGCAGACGGGCCGGACGGCGCCGCTGGCAACCCGGGGAGCGGTGGCGATGGCAGGAACCTTCGGATATGAAATGGATCCCGCGGAGCTCTCGGCGAAGGAGCGACAGGAGATACGCCGGCAGATAACCCGGTACCGGGAAATCAGGCGGCTGATACAGGAGGGTTTGTATTATCGTCTGTCAGATCATCTGAACTGTGAGGGATCGGCCGGCCCGCGCACGGATGAGTTTGTCGCATGGGAATTTGTGGAGGAATCCGGACGGGAAGCGGTTGTAACGGTGGTGACCACCGGAATTCACGGCAATATGCCGACGCAGTATGTGAGGCTGCGGGGACTCACGCCGGGAGCGATGTACAAAGTGGAGCCGGAGGAAGCTCCGGAATCATGGAACGGAGCGACGCCGCGGATATACCCGGCAGAGGCGCTGATGGATATGGGGCTTCCGCTTCCGGAGATGCGGGACGAGTACCAGAGCGTTATCTTCCGGCTTCTGCGGGAGGATAGGCAGCGGGAGAGCCAGAGGCACCCTTCGCGGGAGGATGCGCGTTGA
- a CDS encoding metallophosphoesterase family protein, producing the protein MKILAISDIEEEYLWGNFAAEKLEGVELILSCGDLAPEYLEFLVTMTNVPLLYVHGNHDQKYDFRPPQGCVCIDGSTASVLGLRIAGLGGSMRYKEGSHMYTEEDMCRRARRLDRQIRRQGGLDVFLTHAPAAGWGDLEDRAHLGFRCFNDILERWQPDLMFHGHVHGSYVRELPTETEHDCGTRIINAFGRAETIWPREEGEKMEAKERK; encoded by the coding sequence ATGAAGATACTGGCGATATCCGATATTGAGGAAGAATATCTGTGGGGGAATTTTGCGGCAGAAAAGCTGGAGGGTGTGGAACTCATTCTCTCCTGCGGTGATCTGGCTCCGGAATATCTGGAATTCCTGGTGACCATGACCAATGTGCCGCTGCTTTACGTACATGGAAATCATGACCAGAAATATGATTTCCGCCCGCCTCAGGGATGTGTGTGCATCGACGGGAGCACGGCGTCTGTCCTGGGACTTCGCATTGCCGGACTGGGCGGGAGTATGCGCTACAAAGAAGGCTCCCATATGTATACAGAGGAAGACATGTGCCGGCGGGCCCGACGCCTGGACCGGCAGATCCGACGGCAGGGAGGACTGGATGTATTTCTGACTCATGCGCCCGCGGCGGGCTGGGGCGATCTGGAAGACCGCGCGCATCTCGGATTCAGATGCTTTAATGATATTCTGGAGAGATGGCAGCCGGATCTGATGTTTCACGGTCACGTTCACGGCAGTTATGTCCGTGAACTTCCGACAGAGACGGAGCATGACTGCGGAACGAGGATCATCAACGCCTTTGGCCGCGCTGAGACGATATGGCCGCGGGAAGAAGGAGAGAAGATGGAGGCGAAGGAACGGAAATGA